The Metamycoplasma phocicerebrale genome includes a region encoding these proteins:
- a CDS encoding HxHSH motif-containing lipoprotein: MNWKNKMFLKYASTLSIVLVPFFSISCIKYPNDKENINLDGSIDNKDETKDFIFNHEIPKKIKEIYGNSISELFLEVKEKYRNYRTKYFNINRKLKSLSKKVEALIPEQGIPENSAEIEKFYNKWLLEDGKDRCKLAKLFNKYQLIFQDVDAVLSDVNLVFDNQQFLKFIKVLDQRESGIDIKQGEIQNAIISSWKFLKNHLYNKAKISKEEDLEKINIESDKNSHSHSHAIINLMFEMGLWHLLLKKNVLDINQLNEFKKDYATFKKNVVDNIGQRNYESDYKFLIDLFENEMELEDNNNLMNKIFQTKAEKIMNQLKALLNEQIKKEGLENDIFLGWND, encoded by the coding sequence ATGAATTGAAAAAATAAAATGTTTTTAAAATATGCAAGCACTTTAAGCATTGTTTTGGTACCATTTTTTAGCATTTCTTGTATTAAATACCCAAACGATAAAGAAAATATTAATTTAGATGGATCTATTGATAATAAAGATGAAACAAAAGATTTTATTTTTAATCATGAAATTCCAAAAAAAATAAAAGAAATATATGGAAATTCCATAAGTGAACTTTTTTTAGAAGTTAAGGAAAAATATCGTAATTACCGAACAAAATATTTTAATATTAATAGAAAATTAAAATCATTGTCTAAAAAAGTTGAAGCCTTAATTCCTGAACAAGGAATACCAGAAAATTCTGCCGAAATTGAAAAATTTTATAATAAATGATTATTGGAGGATGGAAAAGATAGATGCAAATTAGCTAAATTATTTAATAAATATCAATTAATTTTTCAAGATGTTGATGCAGTTTTAAGTGATGTTAATTTGGTTTTTGATAATCAACAATTTTTAAAATTTATTAAAGTTTTGGATCAAAGAGAAAGCGGAATTGATATAAAGCAAGGTGAAATTCAAAATGCAATTATTTCATCATGAAAATTTTTAAAAAATCACTTATATAATAAAGCCAAAATTTCTAAAGAAGAAGATTTAGAAAAAATTAATATAGAATCAGATAAAAATTCTCATTCTCATTCTCACGCTATAATAAATTTAATGTTTGAAATGGGTCTTTGGCATTTATTATTAAAAAAGAATGTTTTAGATATTAATCAATTAAACGAGTTTAAAAAAGATTATGCAACATTTAAGAAAAATGTTGTTGATAACATAGGACAAAGAAACTATGAATCAGATTATAAATTTTTAATTGATTTATTTGAAAATGAAATGGAATTAGAAGACAATAATAATCTTATGAATAAAATTTTTCAAACAAAAGCAGAAAAAATTATGAATCAGCTTAAAGCATTATTAAATGAACAAATAAAAAAAGAAGGTTTGGAAAATGATATTTTTTTAGGTTGAAATGATTAA
- the rlmD gene encoding 23S rRNA (uracil(1939)-C(5))-methyltransferase RlmD codes for MTNKKIILEKDLIIKKVKTEVEPFYCGLSYQALCVNRDFSIPIFIYNLLPNEEADIKITYYSKKCCFAEVVKYRKLSPLRLILNKNEEKLYITGSAPLMSLDYENQLKFKQFLIKSLFERNLKFANVSPIISSNCKQGYRNKISIHVDYQKNKPILGFYKKYSHELVEQFDIYLGVYAIREFYKNVLHSPTTEYNKQLNKAIFNLKPKQIVLRAPKTSLATIEIIIDTENKFNRKQIDKLEELNKQKPVFKFSIFQNKKWLNILDHKGIDYEMEKYIFSVQNDSFYQINEGITNLIYNQILDWIPLQNLIICDAFAGVATIGTYISSKAKKIYSIETNQNSINKAIENLNKNNIKNIEVIKEDANDWIVKNKEKIDIIIFDPPRSGLNLNTLESINKSNIKTIIYLSCDPKTLVRDLRELSKYDYLIKEVIPYDMFPQTYHVETLVMLRRQK; via the coding sequence ATGACGAATAAAAAAATAATTTTAGAAAAAGATTTAATAATAAAGAAAGTAAAAACAGAAGTTGAACCTTTTTATTGTGGCTTGTCATATCAAGCTCTATGCGTGAATAGAGATTTTTCAATTCCGATTTTTATATATAATTTATTACCTAATGAAGAAGCGGATATTAAAATTACTTATTATTCTAAAAAATGTTGCTTTGCCGAAGTTGTTAAATATAGGAAATTATCACCCTTGCGTTTAATTTTAAACAAGAATGAGGAAAAATTATATATAACAGGTTCTGCTCCGTTAATGAGTTTAGATTATGAAAACCAATTAAAATTTAAACAATTTTTAATAAAAAGTTTGTTTGAAAGAAATTTGAAATTCGCAAACGTTTCACCCATAATATCTTCGAATTGTAAACAAGGGTACCGCAACAAGATTTCAATTCACGTTGATTACCAAAAAAATAAACCCATTTTAGGTTTTTATAAAAAATATAGTCATGAGTTAGTTGAACAATTTGATATTTATTTAGGTGTATATGCGATTAGAGAATTTTATAAGAATGTTTTGCATTCGCCTACAACTGAATATAACAAACAACTGAACAAAGCCATATTTAATTTAAAACCAAAGCAAATAGTTTTGAGAGCACCAAAAACCTCTCTTGCAACAATCGAAATAATTATTGATACGGAAAATAAATTTAACAGAAAACAAATAGATAAATTGGAAGAATTAAATAAACAAAAACCAGTTTTTAAATTTAGTATATTTCAAAATAAAAAATGATTAAATATATTAGACCACAAAGGTATTGATTATGAAATGGAAAAATATATTTTTAGTGTTCAAAATGATAGTTTTTATCAAATAAATGAAGGAATAACTAATTTAATATATAACCAAATATTAGATTGAATACCATTACAGAACTTAATTATTTGTGATGCTTTTGCGGGTGTGGCTACAATCGGAACATACATCTCAAGCAAAGCGAAAAAAATTTATTCAATAGAAACTAACCAAAATTCGATTAATAAAGCTATTGAAAATTTAAACAAAAATAATATAAAAAATATTGAAGTAATAAAAGAAGATGCTAATGATTGAATAGTAAAAAATAAAGAAAAAATAGATATTATTATTTTTGATCCACCAAGAAGTGGATTAAATTTAAATACATTAGAATCTATTAATAAGTCAAATATTAAAACAATAATATATTTAAGTTGTGATCCCAAAACTCTTGTTAGAGACTTAAGAGAATTATCTAAATATGATTATCTTATTAAAGAAGTTATACCATATGATATGTTTCCTCAAACTTATCATGTGGAAACGCTAGTAATGTTAAGAAGACAAAAATAA
- the mnmE gene encoding tRNA uridine-5-carboxymethylaminomethyl(34) synthesis GTPase MnmE: MLNKNYINDTIAAISSGNINQAISIIRLSGPEAIEIIKKIYKGKIGKDKTITYGYIVDPSNNKIIDEVLVNFFIGSKNYIGQDTVEINAHGGIIVTNKILNLIIANGARLAERGEFSKRAFLNGKISLDKAEAINSLIHAKTNIQTEIAIKQFDNKDDLIIEKLEQQLLNIISIIEINIDYSDYNDIEQMNSNKLIKLITNLKNNIEQIIKKSENAVDVYNGIKVAIVGKPNVGKSSLLNVLLGKEKAIVTDIAGTTRDIVEGDYEINGIPFKIIDTAGIRKTNNKVEYIGIQRSIETINEAKIIIHLFTPELKENEEDKTIKELSKNKIYIPVINKSDLLTKKVSKNFVQISAINKNIWELKNALIKNYLNLDYSDPELIYNTRRLGLLKHANNCLYDALNGLKQGFGPEVVILDINKSWSLLREILNKEYDNETLLDNMFSKFCLGK, encoded by the coding sequence ATGTTGAACAAAAACTATATAAATGATACTATTGCAGCAATATCTTCCGGAAATATAAATCAAGCTATTTCTATTATTAGACTTTCTGGGCCAGAAGCAATAGAAATAATTAAAAAAATATATAAAGGTAAAATAGGCAAAGACAAAACAATAACATATGGTTATATTGTAGATCCTTCTAATAATAAAATAATTGATGAAGTATTAGTTAATTTTTTTATAGGCTCAAAAAATTATATTGGTCAAGACACAGTTGAAATTAATGCTCATGGTGGAATTATAGTAACAAATAAAATTTTAAATTTAATTATTGCAAATGGAGCTAGATTAGCTGAAAGAGGAGAATTTTCAAAAAGAGCCTTTTTAAATGGAAAAATTTCCTTAGATAAAGCTGAAGCTATTAATTCTTTAATACATGCTAAAACAAATATTCAAACAGAAATAGCTATCAAACAATTTGATAATAAAGATGATTTAATAATTGAAAAATTAGAGCAACAACTTTTAAATATTATTTCAATTATAGAAATTAATATTGATTATTCTGATTATAATGATATTGAACAAATGAATTCTAATAAATTAATAAAATTGATAACAAATTTAAAAAATAATATTGAGCAAATAATTAAAAAGTCCGAAAATGCTGTAGATGTTTATAATGGTATAAAAGTAGCAATTGTCGGTAAGCCAAATGTAGGTAAATCATCTCTATTGAATGTTTTACTAGGCAAAGAAAAGGCTATCGTTACTGATATAGCTGGAACAACTAGAGATATTGTTGAGGGAGATTATGAAATAAATGGTATTCCATTTAAAATAATTGATACTGCCGGGATAAGAAAAACTAATAATAAAGTTGAATATATAGGCATTCAGAGATCAATTGAAACAATAAATGAAGCCAAAATTATAATACATTTATTTACACCTGAATTAAAAGAAAATGAAGAAGATAAAACTATAAAAGAACTATCAAAAAACAAAATTTACATACCTGTAATTAATAAAAGCGATTTACTAACGAAAAAAGTTTCAAAAAATTTTGTTCAAATATCAGCAATTAATAAAAATATATGAGAATTAAAAAATGCTTTAATTAAAAATTATTTAAACCTAGATTATAGCGATCCAGAACTAATTTACAATACAAGAAGGCTAGGATTACTAAAGCATGCTAATAACTGCTTATATGACGCTTTAAATGGCTTAAAACAAGGTTTTGGACCTGAGGTAGTCATATTAGATATCAATAAAAGTTGATCATTGTTAAGAGAAATTTTAAATAAAGAGTATGACAATGAAACACTTCTAGATAATATGTTTAGTAAATTTTGTTTAGGAAAATAG
- a CDS encoding nucleotidyltransferase, translating into MIKIGLIAEFNPFHNGHIYLIKKIKEIYPKSKLIVALSSNYTQRGEIACQTFSQRKKIAKQYGVDKVLKLSFETSTQAAHIFAKGSIDVLNKYGINVLVFGASDTENINKYINAAKALKENYDFYNKKAKEIMKTGRSFIFSCYEALKHIIKEEEIPQDVLGFEYTKYIVNNNLNIKLNCIKRTVSHSSDEIESIYASGTQLRKMIKERKDISKYSPIKLKKVKRIENTYKKFQKIVTKKTTKDLSNIQLVSEGMENLFKKNISAKNYDEFISACTSKRYTNSRIKRVYLYVLKQKKKK; encoded by the coding sequence ATGATTAAAATAGGATTAATAGCCGAATTTAACCCATTTCATAATGGGCATATTTATTTGATAAAAAAAATAAAAGAAATTTATCCTAAATCAAAATTAATAGTGGCTTTATCTTCCAATTATACACAAAGAGGAGAAATTGCTTGTCAAACATTTTCTCAAAGAAAAAAAATAGCCAAACAATATGGTGTTGATAAAGTTTTGAAATTAAGTTTTGAAACTTCTACTCAAGCTGCTCATATTTTTGCTAAAGGGTCGATTGATGTTTTGAATAAATATGGCATAAATGTTTTAGTTTTTGGTGCATCTGACACCGAAAACATAAATAAATATATAAACGCAGCTAAAGCATTGAAAGAAAATTACGATTTTTATAATAAAAAAGCTAAAGAAATAATGAAAACAGGAAGATCTTTTATATTTTCTTGTTATGAGGCTTTAAAACATATTATAAAAGAAGAAGAAATACCTCAAGATGTTTTAGGTTTTGAATATACAAAATATATTGTGAATAATAATTTAAATATAAAACTTAATTGCATAAAAAGAACGGTTTCTCATAGTTCGGATGAAATAGAATCTATCTATGCATCAGGAACCCAACTAAGAAAAATGATAAAAGAAAGGAAAGATATTTCTAAGTATTCGCCAATAAAACTAAAAAAAGTTAAAAGAATAGAAAATACTTATAAAAAGTTTCAAAAAATAGTAACTAAAAAAACAACCAAAGACCTCTCTAATATACAACTTGTGTCCGAAGGAATGGAAAACTTATTTAAAAAAAATATAAGTGCTAAAAATTATGATGAGTTTATTAGCGCTTGTACTTCGAAAAGATATACAAATTCTAGAATTAAAAGAGTCTATTTATATGTTTTGAAGCAAAAAAAGAAAAAATAA
- a CDS encoding M13 family metallopeptidase has protein sequence MNKKLIKDNFFEAVNGEWLSKHKIPDDKSGTGSFERLDEKLNKLKIKLLNKWSKESNEIQNNPILIELVKFYTMANNWNDRKKHGIKPVLSILDRITSFKSWSDIQDNYSYLTLHNLSAPMPFFVETDFKNYEKQELYISCPNVILPEKKYYLDEQKKISLYNLWKEMVTKLLKKVNKNEQWISNLIEKALKWDTEAAKYILSAEDWAIISKIYNPKQVSEFDEKVTNFKMSKIIGDLLHKNVDRVIAVSDDLIESYSKLITKENFENYQAFLYIDTLLSLAEFLDYDSAVIAGEFSRKLKGQLKPLSKTRLAMKLSADGYYKMAFGKYYGETYFGKANKKNVEHMIQKMISIYEKRLSENNWLSQKTKEKAIFKLSKIGVYVGYPDIIDNFYNDLKVTKYNGYDDFIMNVLNFNAIKNKSKFEEYGKKKNKDLWSMTPAIINAYYNPTSNIIVFPAGILQAPFYSDKQSSSSNYGGIGAVIAHEISHAFDNNGSNFDEVGNMINWWTEEDKKEFDLRAQKMIDLFDGRETEVGKCNGKLTVSENIADAGGVSCALEAAKSEDDFNAKKFYISYATNWRAKYRPEFQKLLLDVDVHAPVILRANVQVQNSDDFYNTFKIKKGDKMYLSPEKRVKIW, from the coding sequence ATGAATAAAAAATTAATTAAAGATAACTTTTTCGAAGCCGTTAATGGCGAATGATTATCTAAACACAAAATTCCAGATGATAAATCTGGCACCGGTTCTTTTGAACGACTTGATGAAAAACTAAATAAATTAAAAATTAAATTATTAAACAAGTGGTCTAAAGAAAGCAATGAAATTCAAAATAACCCAATTCTAATAGAATTGGTAAAGTTTTATACAATGGCTAATAATTGAAATGATCGTAAAAAACATGGTATCAAACCTGTTTTATCAATTTTAGATAGAATAACTAGTTTTAAAAGTTGGAGTGACATTCAAGATAATTATTCATATTTAACTTTGCATAATTTATCAGCTCCAATGCCTTTTTTTGTTGAAACAGATTTTAAAAATTATGAAAAACAAGAATTATATATTTCTTGTCCAAATGTTATTTTGCCAGAAAAAAAATATTATTTAGACGAACAAAAAAAGATTTCTTTGTATAACTTATGAAAAGAAATGGTAACAAAATTATTAAAAAAAGTAAATAAAAATGAACAATGAATAAGTAATTTAATAGAAAAGGCTTTAAAATGAGATACCGAAGCAGCTAAATATATTTTATCTGCCGAAGATTGGGCGATTATTTCAAAAATTTATAACCCAAAACAGGTATCAGAATTTGATGAAAAAGTAACAAATTTTAAAATGTCAAAAATTATAGGAGACCTTTTACATAAAAATGTAGATAGAGTAATAGCTGTTTCTGATGATTTGATTGAAAGTTATTCAAAATTAATAACTAAAGAAAATTTTGAAAATTATCAAGCTTTCTTATATATTGATACCCTTCTTTCTTTAGCTGAATTTTTAGATTATGATAGTGCTGTAATAGCGGGTGAATTTAGTAGAAAATTAAAGGGACAATTAAAACCTTTGAGCAAAACCCGCTTAGCAATGAAATTGAGCGCTGACGGTTATTATAAAATGGCGTTCGGAAAATATTACGGAGAAACTTATTTTGGCAAAGCAAACAAGAAAAATGTTGAACACATGATTCAAAAAATGATATCTATTTATGAAAAAAGATTAAGTGAAAATAATTGATTATCGCAAAAAACAAAAGAAAAAGCAATTTTCAAATTATCTAAAATTGGTGTTTATGTTGGGTATCCTGATATTATAGATAATTTCTATAACGATTTAAAAGTAACAAAATATAACGGTTATGATGATTTTATAATGAATGTTTTGAACTTTAATGCTATTAAAAACAAAAGTAAATTTGAAGAATATGGCAAGAAAAAAAATAAAGACCTTTGAAGTATGACACCTGCCATTATAAATGCATATTACAATCCTACAAGCAATATAATTGTTTTTCCAGCCGGTATTTTACAAGCTCCTTTTTATAGTGATAAGCAATCTTCTTCCTCAAATTATGGGGGTATTGGAGCAGTAATTGCTCACGAAATATCTCATGCATTTGACAATAATGGATCTAACTTTGATGAAGTCGGAAATATGATTAATTGATGAACAGAAGAAGATAAAAAAGAATTTGATTTAAGAGCACAAAAAATGATAGATTTATTCGATGGTAGAGAAACAGAGGTTGGCAAATGTAATGGTAAGCTAACTGTATCGGAGAATATTGCTGATGCCGGAGGGGTTTCTTGTGCACTAGAAGCAGCAAAAAGTGAAGACGATTTTAATGCTAAAAAGTTTTATATATCATATGCTACAAATTGAAGAGCTAAGTATAGACCAGAATTTCAAAAACTTTTATTAGATGTGGATGTTCATGCTCCGGTTATTCTAAGAGCAAATGTTCAAGTACAAAATTCTGATGATTTTTACAATACATTTAAAATAAAAAAAGGCGATAAAATGTATTTAAGCCCAGAAAAAAGGGTAAAAATTTGATAA
- a CDS encoding MHO_4530 family protein, with product MTESSIRIVWVIFLLLSVISAVSLIGYFAYRARIKTSNKNGFSNFLVDTEKERIRINIHIKEVWTQPSFIKKVNFAHNKWRKLDDFLSLLDNKSKAMFISAIKNKELVGINTIIAHNKKSFVNTKVNITINSFENNLVYFTLNWIENDAREDRVFESININTDYLLDRSSEYLAYCFILNIKEIGNVNNFVSLFKLNCVKKKMYNIKVFLDWNKLFFVVPFSKIMEKRASQYIKNFAKWSLLYKHLFIKSFCFKHTLLIKREVNTYQTLFDYIKANNFILTDNCFLTDKIYEDISFLTFKEKYEYVLSEINNSYSVDLKKINIFNFEDKKFKINLMRTDLKFDVLNIKSDFELSSLDLYKNLYLNVFNNPDEFQLNGKLLFINDFIFNLIENKKIENCLLNFKSFQPIISANSEKSIFRAKKKIEIIQKNNANVGVGLKISKINNDLISLINSWIKIIWVDKSFVDKLNNPEVLLYISMIYRKARQYNILIFFEGLDIKNYRKVLQTDDLELYYTKQSI from the coding sequence ATGACGGAAAGTAGTATAAGAATTGTTTGGGTTATTTTTCTTTTATTATCAGTAATTTCGGCAGTAAGCTTAATAGGTTATTTTGCATATAGAGCTAGAATAAAAACATCTAACAAAAACGGTTTTTCTAATTTTTTAGTTGACACCGAAAAAGAACGTATAAGAATTAATATTCATATAAAAGAAGTATGAACTCAACCTTCTTTTATTAAAAAAGTAAATTTTGCTCATAATAAATGAAGAAAATTAGATGACTTTTTAAGCCTTCTTGATAATAAATCTAAAGCTATGTTTATTAGTGCAATTAAAAACAAAGAACTTGTGGGAATAAATACTATTATTGCTCACAATAAAAAATCGTTTGTAAATACAAAAGTGAACATTACAATAAATTCATTTGAAAATAATTTAGTTTATTTTACTTTAAATTGAATTGAAAACGACGCTAGAGAAGATAGAGTATTTGAATCAATAAACATAAACACTGATTATTTGCTAGATAGAAGCAGCGAATATTTAGCATATTGCTTTATATTAAATATAAAAGAAATTGGTAATGTTAATAATTTTGTATCGCTTTTTAAATTGAACTGTGTTAAAAAAAAGATGTATAATATTAAAGTGTTTTTAGATTGAAATAAATTGTTTTTTGTAGTACCTTTTTCAAAAATAATGGAAAAAAGAGCTTCACAATATATAAAAAATTTTGCTAAGTGATCATTATTATATAAACACTTATTTATTAAAAGTTTTTGTTTCAAACACACCTTATTAATAAAAAGAGAAGTTAATACTTACCAAACGCTTTTTGATTACATAAAAGCTAATAATTTTATTTTAACAGATAATTGTTTTCTAACTGATAAAATTTATGAAGACATTTCTTTTTTAACTTTTAAAGAAAAATATGAATATGTATTAAGCGAAATTAATAATAGTTATTCTGTTGACTTGAAAAAGATTAATATTTTTAATTTTGAAGACAAAAAGTTTAAAATTAATTTAATGCGAACAGATTTAAAATTTGATGTTCTTAACATTAAATCCGATTTTGAACTTTCTAGTTTAGATTTGTATAAAAATCTTTATTTAAATGTGTTTAATAATCCAGATGAATTTCAATTAAATGGAAAATTATTATTTATTAATGATTTCATTTTTAACTTAATAGAAAATAAAAAAATTGAAAATTGTTTACTAAACTTTAAATCTTTTCAACCAATAATATCAGCCAACTCAGAAAAGAGTATATTCAGAGCAAAAAAGAAAATAGAAATTATTCAAAAAAACAATGCAAATGTTGGAGTTGGTCTTAAAATTAGCAAAATTAATAATGATTTAATTTCACTAATTAACAGTTGAATAAAGATAATATGAGTGGATAAAAGTTTTGTGGACAAATTAAATAACCCAGAAGTTCTTTTATATATAAGTATGATATATAGAAAAGCAAGACAATACAATATTCTTATATTTTTTGAGGGTTTAGATATAAAAAATTATAGGAAGGTTTTACAAACAGACGACTTAGAACTTTATTACACAAAACAATCAATTTAA
- a CDS encoding ATP-dependent helicase gives MLNLDNLNEQQRKAVEYNDGPLRIIAGAGSGKTRVLTYKIAYLIEKLNVNPSKILALTFSNKAANEMKQRVSTMLDNPDKLPLISTFHAICARILRYEIHLLGYNNDFQIIDEIDQKAILKSVYTELQISHLEYSYSSMLSYIQNKKNSLFDFLNVIDEKIDNSLSPLERRIIETKDNIYKHYQERLQRSKALDFDDLLVFVYKLFYDPEYSNIAKKWGRRFDYLLVDEFQDTSIIQYKILQKLCSTDKLTIVGDPDQTIYSWRNADINIIINFHNDFPNTVTVKLEENYRSTKKILNHANKLISKNKIRLEKDLYTHNEDGEDVEFYCGHNEEAEARWIAQKISELKRSRVQLKNIAILYRTNSYSRAIEEALIKENTIYKIFGSIKFYQREEIKDALAYLRVIHDGSELMLLRIINKPTRKIGDITIDRLIDFARSKKTDLYDAIERNFDDIRSELKVSNITIEKLAKLINAIRWARVALKTNPISSTLKEFMMNTIGYFEIFKSSEEEYEAKKENFLSLISAIENWEKIHTHGTIDEYLQEITLITDRDVEDDATSFVSLMTVHNAKGLEFDYVFICGLAEGIFPLRRAISIAPNKDFTFLNNSNTKEENVEGLEEERRLVYVAITRAKTKLFLSFAINKSGYTKSSRFLKEASIQEQSSSINLANDFSYAEENQNNNSDLIVGDEIMHQTFGKGTIIDMVGTIITIKFPNLKTTKQFERSHHSIKKWETKNDGK, from the coding sequence ATGCTTAATTTAGATAATTTAAATGAACAACAAAGAAAGGCTGTCGAATATAACGATGGTCCTTTAAGAATAATAGCAGGAGCGGGTTCGGGAAAAACTAGAGTTTTAACCTATAAAATTGCATACTTAATTGAAAAGTTAAATGTTAACCCTTCAAAAATTTTAGCTTTAACTTTTTCAAACAAAGCTGCTAATGAAATGAAACAAAGAGTTAGCACAATGTTAGACAATCCAGATAAATTGCCTTTAATTAGCACTTTTCATGCTATTTGCGCAAGAATTTTAAGATATGAAATTCACTTACTAGGATATAATAACGATTTTCAAATTATTGATGAAATAGATCAAAAAGCTATTTTAAAATCTGTGTATACTGAATTGCAGATTTCACATCTTGAATATAGTTATAGTTCAATGTTAAGTTATATACAAAATAAAAAAAATTCTTTATTTGATTTTTTAAATGTTATTGATGAAAAAATAGATAACTCTCTTTCTCCATTGGAAAGAAGAATAATAGAAACCAAAGACAACATTTATAAACACTATCAAGAAAGACTCCAAAGATCTAAAGCCTTAGACTTTGATGATCTTTTAGTTTTTGTATATAAATTATTTTATGATCCGGAATATAGCAACATTGCAAAAAAATGAGGTCGCCGTTTTGATTATTTACTTGTTGATGAGTTTCAAGACACAAGTATTATTCAATACAAGATTTTACAAAAGCTTTGCTCTACTGATAAACTAACCATTGTTGGAGACCCAGATCAAACTATTTATAGTTGGCGTAATGCAGACATTAATATAATCATTAATTTTCACAATGATTTTCCAAACACAGTAACAGTTAAACTAGAAGAAAATTATCGTTCCACCAAAAAAATTCTTAATCATGCCAACAAATTAATTTCTAAAAATAAAATTAGGCTAGAAAAAGATTTATACACTCATAATGAAGACGGAGAAGATGTTGAATTTTATTGTGGGCACAATGAGGAAGCTGAAGCAAGGTGAATAGCGCAAAAAATATCAGAACTAAAGAGATCCAGAGTTCAATTAAAAAATATTGCTATTTTATATCGTACTAATAGCTATTCAAGAGCTATTGAAGAAGCATTAATTAAAGAAAACACTATATATAAAATATTCGGTTCTATTAAGTTCTACCAAAGAGAAGAAATTAAAGACGCTTTAGCTTATTTAAGAGTAATACATGATGGTAGTGAATTGATGCTATTAAGAATTATTAACAAACCAACCAGAAAAATAGGGGATATAACAATTGACAGATTAATTGATTTTGCCAGATCTAAAAAAACAGATTTATATGATGCAATTGAAAGAAATTTTGACGATATTAGAAGCGAACTTAAAGTTTCTAATATTACTATAGAAAAACTTGCCAAATTAATCAATGCTATAAGATGGGCTAGAGTTGCTTTGAAAACAAATCCTATAAGTAGTACATTAAAAGAGTTTATGATGAACACAATAGGATATTTTGAAATATTCAAAAGTTCCGAAGAAGAATATGAGGCTAAGAAAGAAAACTTTTTAAGTTTAATAAGCGCAATAGAAAACTGAGAAAAAATACACACCCATGGAACAATAGATGAGTATTTACAAGAAATTACATTAATAACAGATAGAGATGTAGAAGATGACGCAACAAGTTTTGTTTCATTAATGACCGTCCACAATGCTAAGGGATTAGAATTTGATTATGTTTTTATTTGTGGTTTGGCTGAAGGAATATTTCCTCTTAGAAGAGCTATTTCAATAGCCCCTAATAAAGATTTTACTTTTTTAAATAATTCAAATACAAAAGAAGAAAATGTTGAAGGGTTAGAAGAAGAAAGAAGATTAGTTTATGTTGCAATAACAAGAGCTAAAACAAAATTATTTTTATCATTTGCTATAAATAAAAGTGGCTATACAAAAAGCAGCAGATTTTTGAAAGAGGCCAGCATTCAAGAACAAAGTTCAAGCATTAATTTAGCTAACGACTTTTCTTATGCAGAAGAAAACCAAAATAATAATAGCGATTTAATTGTCGGTGATGAAATTATGCACCAAACTTTTGGTAAGGGTACAATTATTGATATGGTTGGAACGATAATAACAATTAAATTTCCAAATTTAAAAACTACAAAACAGTTTGAAAGATCACATCATTCTATAAAGAAATGGGAGACTAAAAATGACGGAAAGTAG